One region of Azoarcus sp. CIB genomic DNA includes:
- a CDS encoding HPF/RaiA family ribosome-associated protein, with the protein MRIDLQCNGVEPPAGLREYVARRMKFAIGRFRDQIKWARIKVADVNGPRGGVDKRCVVQLRLRNLPDVVFAITEVEARSAIDRAADRVAQVLARRLERQRRIVREFLPEAVPAGA; encoded by the coding sequence ATGCGAATCGATCTGCAATGTAACGGTGTCGAACCCCCTGCCGGTCTGCGTGAATACGTCGCACGGCGGATGAAATTCGCAATCGGCCGCTTCCGCGATCAGATCAAGTGGGCGCGGATCAAGGTGGCGGACGTGAATGGGCCGCGGGGCGGCGTGGATAAGCGTTGCGTGGTACAACTACGTCTGCGCAACCTGCCCGACGTGGTCTTCGCGATCACCGAAGTCGAGGCACGTTCGGCGATCGACCGCGCGGCCGACCGCGTAGCGCAGGTGCTGGCGCGCCGGCTCGAACGTCAGCGCCGCATCGTGCGCGAGTTCCTGCCGGAAGCCGTGCCGGCCGGCGCCTGA
- a CDS encoding acetyl-CoA carboxylase carboxyltransferase subunit alpha: MKTTFLDFEQPIADLEEKIEKLRFVQDDSAVDISEEISRLEAKSESLTKDLYAKLTPWQIAQVARHPQRPYTLDYARLIFSDFQELHGDRSFADDKAIVGGLARFNGQSCMVIGHQKGRDTKEKILRNFGMPRPEGYRKALRLMRMAEKFGLPVFTFVDTPGAYPGIGAEERGQSEAIGRNLYVMAELKVPIIATVIGEGGSGGALAIAVGDQVMMLQYSTYSVISPEGCASILWKSAEKAPEAAETMGITAARLKSLGLVDRVVNEPVGGAHRDYRVMSQSLKRALQDALRQVADLSPAELVEKRFERLMSYGRYKEQNAA; encoded by the coding sequence ATGAAGACCACCTTTCTGGATTTCGAACAGCCGATTGCCGATCTCGAAGAGAAGATCGAGAAGCTGCGATTCGTGCAGGACGACTCGGCGGTGGATATCTCCGAGGAAATCTCTCGCCTCGAAGCCAAGAGCGAGTCGCTCACGAAGGATCTGTACGCCAAGCTCACGCCTTGGCAGATCGCGCAGGTGGCGCGCCATCCGCAGCGTCCCTATACGCTGGACTACGCACGCCTCATCTTCTCCGATTTCCAGGAGCTGCACGGCGACCGCTCGTTCGCCGACGACAAGGCGATTGTCGGCGGGTTGGCGCGTTTCAATGGGCAGAGCTGCATGGTGATCGGCCACCAAAAGGGGCGCGACACGAAGGAGAAGATCCTGCGCAACTTCGGCATGCCGCGCCCCGAGGGCTACCGCAAGGCGCTGCGCCTGATGCGCATGGCGGAGAAGTTCGGGTTGCCGGTGTTCACCTTCGTCGATACGCCGGGTGCGTATCCGGGGATCGGTGCGGAGGAGCGCGGCCAGTCCGAGGCGATCGGCCGCAATCTGTATGTGATGGCCGAGCTCAAGGTGCCGATCATCGCCACGGTGATCGGCGAGGGCGGTTCGGGCGGCGCGCTGGCGATCGCCGTCGGCGACCAGGTGATGATGCTGCAGTATTCGACCTATTCGGTGATCTCGCCGGAAGGCTGCGCGTCGATCCTGTGGAAGAGCGCCGAGAAGGCCCCCGAGGCGGCCGAGACGATGGGTATTACGGCCGCGCGCCTGAAGTCGCTGGGGTTGGTCGACCGCGTCGTCAATGAGCCGGTGGGCGGCGCGCACCGCGACTATCGCGTGATGTCGCAGTCGCTCAAGCGGGCGCTGCAGGATGCGCTGCGCCAGGTCGCGGACCTGTCGCCGGCCGAACTCGTCGAGAAGCGTTTCGAGCGACTGATGAGTTATGGCCGCTACAAGGAACAGAACGCCGCCTGA
- a CDS encoding hemolysin family protein: protein MEIILLVALILLNGVFAMSEIALVTARRGRLTRLAEDGDAAAVVAIKLGEEPTRFLSTIQIGITSIGILNGIVGEAALAAPLAMWLQELGLAQRPSEIGATVLVVVVITYVSIVVGELVPKRIGQINPEGIARLVARPMNALSVASRPFVRLLSWSTVLLLTLMGKRDEAAPGVTEEEIHALLEEGSEAGVIEKNEHEMVRNVFRLDERQIASLMVPRSDVVWLDITLPLDDNLARMAESEHSRFPVCRGGLDDILGIISSKQLFNQTLKGGTTDLTKQLEPAIYVPESLTGMELLDQFRASSTHMVFVIDEYGEIQGVVTLQDVLEAVTGEFRPASLDEAWAVQREDGSWLLDGMIPVPELKDRLEIKAVPEEDKGRYHTLSGMVMWLLGRIPHTGDVTTWEDWRLEVVDLDGKRIDKVLATRLVEISAEQEAPSQADTPPAD, encoded by the coding sequence ATGGAAATCATCCTTCTCGTCGCCCTGATCCTGCTCAACGGGGTCTTCGCCATGTCCGAGATTGCCCTCGTCACCGCACGCCGCGGGCGCCTCACTCGCCTTGCCGAGGACGGCGACGCCGCTGCGGTCGTCGCGATCAAGCTCGGCGAGGAGCCGACGCGCTTCCTGTCGACGATCCAGATCGGCATCACCTCGATCGGCATCCTCAACGGCATCGTCGGCGAAGCCGCCCTCGCCGCGCCGCTCGCGATGTGGCTGCAGGAACTCGGCCTCGCGCAGCGCCCGAGCGAAATCGGCGCGACCGTGCTGGTCGTCGTCGTGATCACCTACGTCTCCATCGTGGTTGGCGAACTCGTCCCGAAACGCATCGGACAGATCAACCCGGAAGGGATCGCGCGCCTCGTGGCCCGGCCGATGAACGCGCTCTCCGTCGCATCGCGTCCTTTCGTGCGCTTGTTGAGCTGGTCCACCGTGCTGCTGCTCACGCTGATGGGCAAACGTGACGAGGCCGCACCCGGCGTCACGGAAGAAGAGATCCACGCCCTGCTCGAGGAAGGCTCGGAAGCCGGCGTCATCGAAAAGAACGAGCATGAGATGGTGCGCAACGTCTTCCGCCTCGACGAACGCCAGATCGCCTCGCTGATGGTCCCGCGCTCCGACGTCGTGTGGCTCGACATCACCCTGCCGCTCGACGACAACCTCGCGCGCATGGCCGAATCCGAGCACTCGCGCTTCCCCGTGTGCCGCGGGGGCCTCGACGACATCCTCGGCATCATCTCGTCGAAGCAGCTCTTCAACCAGACCCTCAAGGGCGGCACGACCGACCTCACGAAACAGCTCGAACCCGCGATCTACGTCCCCGAATCGCTCACCGGCATGGAACTGCTCGACCAGTTCCGTGCCTCCAGCACCCACATGGTGTTCGTGATCGACGAGTACGGCGAGATCCAGGGCGTGGTCACGCTGCAGGATGTGCTCGAAGCCGTCACCGGCGAGTTCCGCCCGGCCAGCCTCGACGAGGCCTGGGCCGTCCAGCGCGAGGACGGCTCGTGGCTGCTCGACGGCATGATCCCGGTCCCCGAACTCAAGGACCGCCTCGAGATCAAGGCCGTCCCCGAAGAGGACAAGGGCCGCTACCACACGCTCAGCGGCATGGTCATGTGGCTGCTCGGCCGCATCCCGCACACCGGCGACGTCACGACCTGGGAAGACTGGCGGCTTGAAGTCGTCGACCTCGACGGCAAGCGCATCGACAAGGTGCTCGCGACGCGCTTGGTCGAGATCTCAGCCGAACAGGAAGCCCCCTCGCAGGCCGACACGCCACCTGCCGATTGA
- the tilS gene encoding tRNA lysidine(34) synthetase TilS, with product MAATRNRTPPDPVAEGAVAAVLAAAGVAPGETVCVALSGGVDSTVLLHILARLRGRGGFALAAAHVHHSLSPNADAWLGACRTSCDGLGVAFHPYRVQVRRDDPAGPEAAARAARHAALARVPCDWLAFGHHQDDQAETLMFRLLRGAGVRGAGAMADVDPGTPGRLRPLLGLRRAQIVAYARAHGLTWVEDESNTDERYTRNLLRHRVMPVLEAAFPGAVPVLARAGAQFREADGLLGDLARLDEAACGGAMLERAKLLLLSDERVRNLLRWRIRAMGLEAPVRARLVEAVRQLRAAPERALRLPLGAVVCCAYRGRLWLEPEGGMPAPEVSVWYGEAELPWGTGGVVFVEAVGEGLSRAALERAREVVLGRRWAGLSLREGVGRPRRSFKNLCQEAGIPAWLRDGLPVLRVDGVAAWVGEVGVAAEFLCAPGEPGVVPVWRR from the coding sequence ATGGCCGCTACAAGGAACAGAACGCCGCCTGATCCGGTCGCGGAAGGGGCTGTCGCCGCCGTGCTGGCGGCGGCTGGCGTCGCGCCGGGCGAGACCGTATGCGTGGCGCTGAGCGGCGGGGTCGATTCGACCGTGCTGCTGCACATCCTGGCGCGCCTGCGCGGGCGCGGCGGTTTCGCGCTCGCGGCTGCGCACGTCCACCATAGCCTGAGTCCCAACGCCGACGCGTGGCTGGGGGCCTGCCGCACGTCCTGCGACGGCCTCGGCGTCGCATTCCATCCCTATCGAGTGCAGGTTCGGCGTGACGATCCGGCCGGTCCGGAGGCTGCTGCCCGTGCCGCCCGCCACGCCGCGCTTGCCCGCGTGCCGTGCGACTGGCTGGCCTTCGGGCACCATCAGGACGATCAGGCCGAGACGCTGATGTTCCGCCTGCTGCGGGGGGCCGGGGTGCGCGGAGCGGGGGCGATGGCGGACGTGGATCCGGGAACGCCGGGACGGCTACGGCCGCTGCTGGGCCTGCGGCGCGCGCAGATCGTCGCCTACGCGCGAGCCCACGGGCTGACGTGGGTCGAGGATGAGAGCAACACCGACGAGCGTTATACGCGCAACCTGCTGCGTCACCGCGTGATGCCGGTGCTGGAAGCCGCTTTTCCGGGTGCGGTGCCGGTGCTGGCGCGTGCGGGCGCGCAGTTTCGCGAGGCGGACGGACTGCTCGGGGATCTGGCGCGGCTCGATGAGGCTGCTTGCGGCGGGGCGATGCTGGAGCGCGCGAAACTGTTGCTGCTGTCCGACGAGCGTGTGCGCAACTTGCTGCGCTGGCGAATCCGCGCGATGGGGCTGGAGGCGCCCGTGCGAGCGCGGCTCGTCGAGGCGGTACGACAGCTGCGGGCGGCGCCGGAGCGGGCGTTGCGGCTGCCGCTGGGGGCGGTCGTCTGCTGTGCCTATCGCGGCCGGCTGTGGCTGGAGCCGGAGGGCGGGATGCCGGCGCCCGAGGTGAGTGTCTGGTACGGCGAGGCGGAATTGCCGTGGGGGACGGGCGGGGTGGTTTTTGTGGAGGCGGTCGGCGAGGGGCTGAGCCGCGCGGCCCTCGAACGTGCGCGGGAAGTGGTGCTGGGGCGGCGCTGGGCAGGGCTCTCTTTGCGCGAAGGGGTCGGCCGGCCGCGCCGCAGTTTCAAGAACCTGTGCCAGGAGGCCGGCATTCCCGCGTGGCTGCGTGACGGCCTGCCGGTGCTGAGGGTGGACGGCGTGGCGGCGTGGGTCGGGGAGGTCGGCGTCGCGGCGGAGTTCCTGTGCGCACCAGGCGAACCGGGCGTCGTGCCGGTGTGGCGGCGTTGA
- a CDS encoding HAD-IC family P-type ATPase gives MTPETPWHTRWHTLGRTATAAALEVDPERGLASADAAQRLARSGENRLTETPPRPAWLKFLDQFRSFLIVVLIFASALAWAIGELKDALVILAVVVLNASLGFWQEHRAERTLSALKNMLAARARVRRDRRLMEVDAASLVPGDVVLLEAGDRVPADGRLLAAHNLEVDEAALTGESQAVGKITDTLDAPELSLGDRVNMLYMNTVVTRGRAEMLVVTTGMATEMGSLAGMIASTTNSETPLQRQLDALGKRLALIAGGVVAVIFALDAARGLPWIQATMTAVALAVAAIPEGLPAVVTVTLAIGMWRMAQNGAILKKLAAVETLGSTTVICSDKTGTLTLNQMTARAGWFAGCRFTVDGEGYHASGRICGEGLADLHPLLLPMALCSDSSVREAALVGDPTEGALWVLAQKGGVDPVAERDHNPRIAEIPFDSAHKFMATFHHRGDCVEMCIKGAPDVLLARSSAWHSGAREGARDRPLDDGVRATIAAENEHLAGQALRVLAVARRQIPARDFDPAGDLWAWARDWTFIGIAGLMDPPRAEAAAAIRRCRQAGIRVKMITGDHKATAAAIGRELGLQGEVASGAELDAMDDATLARRIDSIGVFARVSPAHKVRIVKALKAEGHVVAMTGDGVNDAPALKAADIGIAMGITGTAVTREAATMVLTDDNFATIVRAVEEGRVIFDNIVKFVRFQLSTNIGAILTVLAATLAGLPSPFTAIQLLWINIIMDGPPAMTLGVEPARPGIMRAPPRPQAAHILTLHRLARLALYGATMMVGTLWLFHSALDTHGEQYALTLAFTTFVLFQFFNVFNARREYGSAFNRQFLHNAKLWLALGGVLALQAVVVNWPPAQAIFGTVALSGTDWLRSALVASSVLLLDEARKLLMRMLKKAPAA, from the coding sequence ATGACCCCCGAAACGCCCTGGCACACCCGGTGGCACACACTCGGCCGGACCGCCACGGCGGCCGCCCTCGAAGTCGATCCTGAACGCGGACTCGCCAGCGCGGATGCCGCCCAGCGTCTTGCGCGTAGCGGCGAAAACCGCTTGACCGAGACTCCGCCCCGCCCCGCCTGGCTCAAGTTCCTCGACCAGTTCCGCAGCTTCCTCATCGTCGTGCTGATCTTCGCGTCGGCGCTCGCCTGGGCCATCGGCGAACTCAAGGACGCGCTCGTCATCCTCGCGGTCGTCGTCCTGAACGCCAGCCTCGGCTTCTGGCAGGAACACCGCGCCGAACGCACACTCTCGGCGCTCAAGAACATGCTTGCAGCACGCGCCCGCGTGCGGCGCGACCGCAGACTGATGGAAGTCGACGCGGCGAGTCTCGTACCCGGAGACGTCGTGCTGCTCGAGGCGGGCGATCGCGTGCCCGCCGACGGGCGCCTGCTCGCCGCACACAACCTGGAGGTCGACGAAGCGGCGCTGACCGGGGAGTCCCAAGCCGTCGGCAAGATCACCGACACGCTGGACGCGCCCGAACTTTCCCTCGGCGACCGCGTGAACATGCTCTACATGAACACGGTGGTCACGCGCGGCCGCGCCGAGATGCTGGTCGTCACGACCGGCATGGCGACCGAGATGGGCAGCCTTGCCGGCATGATCGCAAGCACGACCAATAGCGAGACCCCGCTGCAGCGCCAGCTCGACGCGCTCGGCAAACGCCTGGCGCTGATCGCCGGCGGCGTCGTCGCGGTGATTTTCGCCCTGGATGCCGCGCGCGGCCTGCCCTGGATCCAGGCGACGATGACCGCCGTCGCCCTCGCCGTCGCGGCGATTCCCGAAGGCCTGCCGGCGGTCGTCACCGTCACGCTCGCCATCGGCATGTGGCGCATGGCGCAGAACGGCGCGATCCTGAAGAAGCTCGCCGCGGTCGAGACCCTGGGTTCGACGACGGTCATCTGCTCGGACAAGACCGGCACCCTCACGCTCAACCAGATGACCGCCCGTGCCGGCTGGTTCGCCGGCTGCCGTTTCACCGTGGACGGCGAGGGCTATCACGCGAGCGGCCGCATCTGCGGCGAAGGGCTTGCGGACCTGCACCCCCTCCTCCTGCCGATGGCGCTGTGCTCCGACTCCAGCGTGCGCGAGGCCGCACTGGTCGGCGACCCCACCGAAGGCGCACTGTGGGTGCTGGCACAGAAAGGGGGGGTGGATCCGGTCGCCGAGCGCGACCACAACCCACGCATCGCCGAGATCCCTTTCGATTCCGCGCACAAGTTCATGGCGACCTTCCATCACCGCGGCGACTGCGTGGAAATGTGCATCAAAGGCGCCCCCGACGTGCTCCTCGCCCGCTCCTCGGCGTGGCACTCCGGCGCACGGGAAGGCGCACGCGACCGCCCCCTCGACGACGGCGTGCGCGCCACCATCGCCGCGGAAAACGAGCATCTCGCCGGCCAGGCCCTGCGCGTGCTCGCGGTCGCGCGACGACAGATTCCCGCCCGGGATTTCGACCCCGCCGGCGACCTGTGGGCATGGGCGCGCGACTGGACCTTCATCGGCATCGCCGGTCTCATGGACCCGCCACGTGCCGAAGCCGCGGCCGCGATCCGGCGCTGCCGTCAGGCGGGCATCCGCGTCAAGATGATCACCGGCGACCACAAGGCCACCGCCGCCGCGATCGGGCGCGAACTGGGCCTGCAGGGCGAAGTCGCGAGCGGCGCCGAACTCGACGCGATGGACGACGCGACGCTCGCCCGCCGCATCGATTCGATCGGGGTGTTCGCCCGCGTGTCGCCGGCGCACAAGGTCCGTATCGTCAAGGCGCTGAAGGCCGAAGGCCACGTCGTCGCGATGACCGGCGACGGCGTGAACGACGCCCCCGCGCTCAAGGCCGCCGACATCGGCATCGCGATGGGCATCACCGGCACCGCGGTCACGCGCGAAGCGGCGACGATGGTGCTCACCGACGACAACTTCGCGACCATCGTGCGCGCCGTCGAGGAAGGCCGCGTGATCTTCGACAACATCGTCAAGTTCGTGCGCTTCCAGCTGTCGACCAACATCGGCGCCATCCTCACTGTACTCGCCGCGACGCTCGCCGGCCTGCCCTCGCCCTTCACCGCGATCCAGCTGCTGTGGATCAACATCATCATGGACGGCCCGCCGGCGATGACGCTCGGAGTCGAACCTGCACGCCCCGGCATCATGCGCGCACCGCCGCGTCCACAGGCTGCCCACATCCTCACCCTGCACCGGCTCGCCCGCCTCGCCTTGTACGGCGCCACGATGATGGTCGGAACGCTGTGGCTCTTCCACTCCGCACTTGACACGCACGGCGAGCAATACGCGCTCACGCTGGCCTTCACGACCTTCGTGCTGTTCCAGTTCTTCAACGTGTTCAACGCCCGCCGCGAATACGGCAGCGCCTTCAACCGCCAGTTCCTGCACAACGCCAAACTGTGGCTCGCCCTCGGCGGCGTCCTCGCGCTGCAGGCCGTGGTCGTCAACTGGCCGCCCGCGCAAGCCATCTTCGGCACCGTCGCGCTGTCGGGAACGGACTGGCTGCGCTCGGCCCTCGTCGCATCCAGCGTGCTGCTCCTCGACGAAGCCCGCAAGCTCCTGATGCGCATGCTGAAGAAGGCGCCTGCGGCATGA
- a CDS encoding S4 domain-containing protein, translating to MRIDKWLWAARFFKTRSLANQAIEGGHVRLNGQAVKPARELRVGDNLDIVAGGSHWTVIVSGLNEQRRPAVEAQQLYEETPECAARRAAEKEERRLAPAPGSDLRGRPTKKARRQLRGFNEGF from the coding sequence ATGCGCATCGACAAATGGCTATGGGCCGCGCGCTTCTTCAAGACCCGCTCGCTCGCCAACCAGGCCATCGAAGGCGGCCACGTCAGGCTCAACGGCCAGGCGGTGAAGCCCGCGCGCGAACTGCGCGTCGGTGACAACCTCGACATCGTCGCCGGCGGTTCGCACTGGACCGTCATCGTGAGCGGCCTCAACGAACAGCGCCGCCCCGCCGTCGAGGCGCAGCAGCTGTATGAGGAAACGCCCGAATGCGCTGCCCGCCGCGCGGCCGAAAAGGAAGAACGGCGCCTGGCCCCGGCGCCCGGCAGCGACCTGCGCGGTCGCCCGACCAAGAAGGCTCGCCGCCAGCTGCGCGGCTTCAACGAAGGCTTCTGA
- a CDS encoding response regulator, whose translation MTQPCAHIIDDDEAIRDALQWLFKTRDVACATWPSAESFLAALQPGWRGCAVLDIRMEGMSGLECFDVLRQRGNQLPVIFITGHGDVPMAVAALKKGAFDFIEKPFNDSDLVDIVMRALEIDANNQRAEATRETVEARLALLTAREQEVMELILAGKFNKVIADELCISMRTVEAHRSKVFEKMEVRSAVELAQLVNLVRNRGGH comes from the coding sequence ATGACCCAGCCCTGCGCCCACATCATCGACGACGACGAAGCGATCCGCGACGCCCTGCAGTGGCTGTTCAAGACGCGCGACGTCGCGTGCGCCACGTGGCCGAGCGCCGAGAGCTTCCTCGCGGCGCTGCAGCCCGGCTGGCGCGGCTGTGCCGTGCTCGACATCCGCATGGAAGGCATGAGCGGCCTGGAATGCTTCGACGTACTGCGCCAGCGCGGCAACCAGCTGCCGGTCATTTTCATCACCGGCCATGGCGACGTGCCGATGGCCGTGGCCGCGCTGAAGAAAGGCGCCTTCGACTTCATCGAAAAACCCTTCAACGACAGCGATCTCGTCGACATCGTCATGCGCGCGCTGGAAATCGACGCCAACAACCAGCGCGCCGAAGCCACGCGCGAAACCGTCGAGGCACGCCTCGCCCTGCTCACCGCGCGCGAGCAGGAAGTCATGGAACTGATCCTCGCCGGCAAGTTCAACAAGGTTATCGCCGACGAGCTGTGCATCTCGATGCGCACCGTGGAAGCGCACCGCTCCAAGGTATTCGAGAAGATGGAAGTGCGCTCCGCCGTTGAGCTCGCGCAACTTGTGAACCTGGTCCGCAACCGCGGCGGCCACTGA
- a CDS encoding Bax inhibitor-1/YccA family protein, giving the protein MENRIATMTRPEASVLSTNRVIRNTYMLLSLTLVFSAATAGLSMALGLPHPGLIITLVGYFGLLFLTTKFRDSGLGVLFVFALTGFMGYTLGPIVSKYLALPNGHQIVMQAMGGTAAIFLGLSAYAVTTRKDFSFMGGFLTVGILVAFLAGLGAVFFEMPGLSLAVSAMFVLLMSGLILFETSNIIHGGETNYVMATVTLYVSIYNLFTSLLHLLGVLNDD; this is encoded by the coding sequence ATGGAAAACCGTATCGCAACAATGACCCGCCCGGAGGCATCGGTCCTCTCGACCAACCGGGTGATCCGCAACACTTACATGCTGCTGTCGCTGACGCTGGTGTTTTCGGCGGCGACCGCGGGGCTTTCGATGGCGCTCGGCCTGCCGCATCCGGGGCTGATCATCACGCTGGTGGGCTACTTCGGCCTGCTGTTCCTGACGACCAAGTTCCGCGACAGCGGGCTGGGCGTGCTGTTCGTGTTCGCGCTGACCGGCTTCATGGGTTACACGCTGGGGCCGATCGTGTCGAAGTACCTGGCGCTGCCCAACGGGCACCAGATCGTGATGCAGGCGATGGGCGGCACGGCGGCGATCTTCCTCGGTCTGTCGGCCTACGCGGTGACGACGCGCAAGGACTTCTCGTTCATGGGCGGGTTCCTGACTGTCGGTATCCTCGTCGCCTTCCTCGCCGGCCTCGGCGCGGTGTTCTTCGAGATGCCGGGCCTGTCGCTGGCGGTGTCGGCGATGTTCGTGCTGCTGATGTCGGGGCTGATCCTGTTCGAGACCAGCAACATCATCCATGGCGGCGAGACGAACTATGTCATGGCAACCGTGACGCTGTACGTGTCGATCTACAACCTCTTCACCAGCTTGCTGCACCTGCTGGGGGTCCTGAACGACGACTGA